Proteins encoded by one window of Halococcus saccharolyticus DSM 5350:
- a CDS encoding PHP domain-containing protein, whose amino-acid sequence MSRSRSRYDLQVHTDASPCSATSPEAVAQAAEKAALDGIVVTDHDTLANVDRVRSSAPDDLDVVSGVEVTTTQGHLLGIDIERAPPQTDPLSVIDDIHDQDGLAVLSHPFDALRQVYDTDLAALAAAVDGVEAINARCVRESFNHEARAFAAHHDLATTGGSDAHFPMEVGRAYTECEGSLREAIRTGTTVPRGRGRYLSGHVATKLHQARRAVAGWR is encoded by the coding sequence ATGAGTCGGTCGCGCTCGCGGTACGACCTTCAGGTTCACACAGACGCCTCGCCGTGCTCGGCGACGTCGCCCGAAGCGGTCGCTCAGGCGGCCGAGAAGGCAGCTCTCGATGGGATCGTCGTCACCGATCACGACACGCTCGCAAACGTCGATCGCGTTCGATCGTCCGCACCTGACGATCTCGACGTCGTCTCGGGCGTCGAAGTCACGACCACCCAAGGCCACCTCCTCGGAATCGACATCGAGCGCGCGCCCCCACAAACCGATCCGCTCTCCGTGATCGACGACATTCACGATCAGGACGGGCTCGCGGTGCTCTCGCATCCGTTCGACGCGCTCCGCCAGGTGTACGACACCGATCTCGCCGCCCTCGCGGCGGCGGTCGACGGCGTCGAGGCGATCAACGCGCGGTGTGTCCGGGAGTCGTTCAACCACGAAGCGCGGGCGTTCGCCGCCCACCACGACCTCGCGACGACCGGCGGCAGCGACGCCCACTTCCCGATGGAGGTCGGGCGCGCGTACACCGAGTGCGAGGGATCGCTCCGCGAGGCCATCCGTACCGGCACGACTGTCCCACGGGGCCGCGGCCGATACCTCTCCGGCCACGTCGCCACCAAGCTCCACCAAGCGCGCCGCGCGGTCGCGGGGTGGCGGTAA
- a CDS encoding lysylphosphatidylglycerol synthase transmembrane domain-containing protein, whose amino-acid sequence MAEYREASGDRPGGADPGDDTDDQSGRIRRWVSEHGVQATAVLTLVVFGALFLYADAGAVIEAFSRFEWPAFAAVIGLTTVGYAFRFGKWEFYLRELGVEIPLKTSLTVFFSGLMMVVTPGKAGEVWKAWLLRDMEGTPASLTTSVVGAERVTDLVSLAMLAGVGVVAYGRSPTVLVVFAVAFAAGIGLLQWRAGCLRLLDAAASLPVVGQYATSLERFYESTYALFRLRPLSVATLLGIIAWGLEGVALWIVLAGFGIEAALLVGVFVFALGSVIGAVSMLPGGLGAAEASMAGLLLTFGISQSVAAGATMVIRVGTLWYAAILGFIVFSAHKYLADEPSPDA is encoded by the coding sequence ATGGCGGAGTACCGCGAGGCAAGCGGTGACCGGCCCGGTGGAGCGGATCCCGGCGACGACACCGACGACCAATCTGGACGAATCCGACGGTGGGTGAGCGAACACGGCGTCCAGGCCACCGCGGTGCTCACGCTCGTGGTGTTCGGCGCGCTCTTCCTCTATGCCGACGCCGGTGCGGTCATTGAGGCCTTCTCCCGGTTCGAGTGGCCCGCGTTCGCCGCGGTGATCGGGCTTACCACCGTGGGCTACGCCTTCCGGTTCGGAAAGTGGGAGTTCTACCTCCGGGAACTCGGGGTCGAAATACCCCTGAAAACCAGCCTCACGGTGTTTTTTAGCGGGCTGATGATGGTCGTCACTCCTGGCAAGGCCGGCGAGGTCTGGAAGGCGTGGCTGCTACGCGACATGGAAGGAACTCCAGCCAGTCTCACGACCTCGGTGGTCGGAGCCGAGCGCGTGACCGACCTCGTCTCGCTCGCCATGCTCGCCGGCGTCGGCGTCGTGGCCTACGGCCGCTCGCCCACGGTGTTGGTCGTGTTCGCGGTCGCCTTCGCCGCCGGGATCGGGCTGCTCCAGTGGCGGGCGGGCTGTCTCCGACTGCTCGATGCCGCCGCATCGCTCCCGGTCGTCGGCCAGTACGCCACGTCGCTCGAACGGTTCTACGAGAGCACCTACGCTCTCTTCCGACTCCGTCCGCTCTCGGTGGCCACGCTGCTGGGGATCATCGCGTGGGGGCTCGAAGGCGTCGCGCTCTGGATCGTGCTTGCGGGGTTCGGTATCGAGGCCGCGCTCCTCGTGGGAGTGTTCGTCTTCGCGCTCGGCTCCGTGATCGGTGCAGTCAGCATGCTGCCCGGCGGCCTCGGCGCGGCCGAGGCGAGCATGGCCGGCCTCCTGCTCACCTTCGGGATCTCCCAATCCGTCGCGGCGGGCGCGACGATGGTGATCCGGGTCGGTACGCTCTGGTACGCAGCGATTCTCGGATTCATCGTGTTCTCGGCGCACAAGTATCTCGCCGACGAGCCGAGTCCCGACGCATAA
- a CDS encoding DUF5785 family protein has product MADWPHDPDGEEGSEGMRKYGQAIVAKKVDDEEDFPLDVAEFVEAHGDDPIRLNHERVVSLREIFDSVEDEEIGDIQTMHRRVGEAMRANGFWEYTPGSNAANRGGA; this is encoded by the coding sequence ATGGCTGACTGGCCGCACGATCCCGACGGCGAGGAGGGCAGCGAGGGGATGCGCAAGTACGGACAGGCGATCGTGGCGAAGAAAGTCGACGACGAGGAGGACTTCCCGCTCGATGTCGCCGAGTTCGTCGAGGCACACGGCGACGACCCGATCCGACTCAACCACGAGCGGGTCGTAAGCCTCCGTGAGATCTTCGACAGCGTCGAGGACGAGGAGATCGGGGACATTCAGACGATGCACCGGCGGGTCGGCGAGGCGATGCGCGCAAACGGGTTCTGGGAGTACACGCCCGGCTCCAACGCGGCGAACCGCGGCGGGGCCTGA
- a CDS encoding glycosyltransferase family 2 protein: MVLVLEDTLFLVMVVSLWVVLGLYGLSALWWLVETAGFSWGWRGKNRTEEWGVEDVQVRVLTIGAEAVVQGTVDSIPDGIDDVRVVSEREIDIDGATVHVVPESFDCTATNKGRALEWARRNVDCDKEYVLYLDEDTLVTGFTGLPDADFVQFTEKPLYTGSWLTYFCEVFRVGYQFEQYGFHRLSYPLYAWGGGIAVRHSIEQQITWDVATITEDTNFIWRAADRSEVSYRLVDARFRNQAPPSLRAMIKQRRRWMSGTVRDGSLLPRRYRPLYLTRAIAWGFSPVVPALVAAATFLPNAFPYRRLYTVLSIGLFGILFVYMFAGVVGYRKHPVLWPVFVVLTPLAALFHAVGALWGIVRPIERFEVTEKVSPTEIEVEHPELEPGAIADHDGTERLVRESTDEYSWTPLDDDGEWLTDDD, encoded by the coding sequence ATGGTGCTCGTCCTCGAAGACACGCTTTTTCTCGTCATGGTCGTTTCGCTGTGGGTCGTCCTTGGACTCTACGGCCTCTCGGCGCTGTGGTGGCTCGTCGAGACCGCTGGCTTCTCGTGGGGCTGGAGAGGTAAAAACAGGACCGAGGAGTGGGGCGTCGAAGACGTCCAGGTCCGGGTGCTCACGATCGGCGCGGAGGCGGTCGTTCAGGGAACGGTGGATTCGATCCCCGACGGAATCGACGACGTGCGCGTAGTGAGTGAGCGAGAAATCGACATCGACGGCGCGACCGTCCACGTCGTCCCCGAGTCGTTCGACTGTACGGCCACCAACAAGGGCCGGGCGCTCGAATGGGCGCGGCGCAACGTCGACTGTGACAAGGAGTACGTGCTCTATCTCGATGAGGACACGCTCGTGACCGGCTTCACTGGACTTCCGGACGCCGATTTCGTCCAGTTCACCGAGAAACCACTCTACACGGGGTCGTGGTTGACGTATTTCTGTGAGGTGTTCCGGGTGGGCTACCAGTTCGAACAGTACGGTTTCCACCGCCTCTCGTACCCGCTGTACGCGTGGGGTGGCGGGATCGCGGTTCGCCACTCGATCGAACAGCAGATCACGTGGGACGTCGCTACCATCACGGAAGACACGAACTTCATCTGGCGGGCCGCCGACCGGAGTGAGGTATCCTATCGTCTCGTCGACGCACGGTTCCGGAACCAGGCTCCGCCCTCGCTCCGGGCGATGATCAAGCAGCGTCGACGGTGGATGTCCGGAACGGTTAGAGACGGTTCGCTGTTGCCCCGACGCTACCGCCCGCTCTATCTCACTCGGGCGATCGCGTGGGGGTTCTCGCCGGTCGTTCCGGCGCTCGTCGCGGCGGCGACGTTCCTTCCGAACGCGTTTCCGTACCGCCGGCTATACACGGTGCTCTCGATCGGACTGTTCGGCATCCTCTTCGTCTACATGTTCGCTGGCGTCGTCGGCTATCGCAAACATCCCGTGCTGTGGCCGGTGTTCGTGGTGCTGACCCCGCTGGCGGCGCTGTTCCACGCCGTCGGGGCGTTGTGGGGCATCGTCCGGCCGATCGAGCGATTCGAGGTCACGGAGAAGGTCTCTCCGACGGAAATCGAAGTCGAGCATCCGGAGCTCGAACCCGGAGCGATCGCGGACCACGACGGCACCGAGCGCCTCGTCAGAGAGTCGACGGACGAGTACAGTTGGACGCCGCTGGATGACGATGGCGAGTGGTTGACGGATGACGACTGA
- a CDS encoding DUF2064 domain-containing protein, with protein sequence MPTTAVLCDPPHEGVVLSELAATTSLSKAEAADLYAAMCADTLRAVEASASELLVNYRSDEDLPEERSGEDADDAESAVRALADAALDDPEAARYEVQVGSTFAARMGNTVSHLLDTEEAGSVAVIEPTVPFLTRSALDGMAMKLRRSDVVLGPTSEGRVHYAGFASPIDFEDADAPPAIETLTDRAHDAGHEVDFGPMAPVIETREDLIGALSLIRARRRAGREIPARTAACLDDLGVELVEDESGLALSKPNTDSD encoded by the coding sequence ATGCCCACTACCGCCGTGCTCTGTGATCCGCCGCACGAGGGAGTCGTTCTGTCCGAGCTGGCGGCGACGACGTCGCTCTCGAAAGCCGAGGCCGCCGACCTCTACGCCGCAATGTGTGCCGACACCCTTCGGGCGGTCGAAGCCAGCGCGAGCGAACTGCTCGTCAACTACCGATCCGACGAGGACTTGCCGGAGGAACGTAGCGGCGAGGACGCTGACGACGCCGAAAGCGCGGTGCGGGCGCTCGCCGACGCGGCGCTCGACGATCCGGAGGCAGCGCGCTACGAGGTTCAGGTCGGCTCGACGTTCGCGGCTCGCATGGGTAACACCGTGAGCCACCTGCTCGATACCGAGGAAGCGGGTTCGGTGGCGGTGATCGAACCCACCGTCCCCTTCCTGACGCGCAGCGCCCTCGACGGGATGGCGATGAAACTCCGTCGGAGCGACGTCGTGCTCGGGCCGACGTCGGAAGGCCGGGTTCACTACGCCGGCTTCGCGTCGCCCATCGATTTCGAGGACGCCGACGCACCGCCCGCGATCGAGACGCTGACCGATCGCGCGCACGACGCCGGCCACGAGGTCGACTTCGGTCCAATGGCCCCCGTCATCGAGACCCGCGAGGACCTGATCGGTGCGCTCTCGCTGATCCGGGCGCGCCGGCGCGCCGGCCGTGAGATCCCGGCACGGACCGCCGCGTGTCTCGACGATCTCGGGGTGGAACTCGTCGAAGACGAGAGCGGCCTCGCGCTTTCGAAACCGAATACCGACAGCGATTAG
- a CDS encoding DUF7344 domain-containing protein has product MVSDNAAGSSWGVPQWLLSGLSAADETDRPTGSIPLSTETVCELISNARRRAVIHHVSALDSDENVRMGDLARTIAGEENDIAPTAVSAEQRKTVYVSLLQNHLPKLDSAGVVDWNDRSGDISHGQSVDELAALVESIERACEPEREHERVA; this is encoded by the coding sequence ATGGTCTCCGACAACGCGGCTGGTTCGTCGTGGGGCGTCCCACAATGGCTCCTCTCGGGGCTCAGCGCCGCCGACGAGACCGATCGGCCGACCGGGTCGATCCCGCTCTCGACCGAGACTGTCTGCGAGCTGATCAGCAACGCCCGCCGGCGCGCGGTCATTCACCACGTCTCGGCGCTCGATTCCGACGAAAACGTCCGAATGGGCGATCTCGCACGAACGATCGCGGGCGAGGAAAACGACATCGCACCGACGGCGGTTTCGGCGGAGCAACGCAAGACCGTCTACGTCTCCCTGCTCCAGAATCACCTCCCGAAGCTCGATTCGGCCGGTGTGGTCGACTGGAACGACCGTTCGGGTGACATCTCCCACGGCCAGTCAGTCGACGAACTCGCGGCGCTGGTCGAGTCGATCGAACGCGCCTGCGAGCCAGAACGCGAACACGAACGAGTCGCGTAA
- a CDS encoding DUF7127 family protein, producing the protein MRTPQELRTTDDRGTVVTEYEYDDGSLVAVDFGADRGDLAVDVLDDTAIVVASDEQFEFELPDEATEVAANNGVLTITE; encoded by the coding sequence GTGAGGACACCCCAGGAACTGCGGACTACCGACGACCGGGGTACCGTGGTCACTGAATACGAATACGACGACGGCAGCCTCGTCGCCGTGGATTTCGGGGCCGATCGCGGCGATCTCGCGGTCGATGTCCTCGACGACACGGCGATCGTGGTCGCCAGCGACGAACAGTTCGAGTTCGAACTCCCCGATGAGGCCACCGAAGTCGCCGCCAACAACGGCGTCCTCACGATCACGGAGTGA
- a CDS encoding acyl-CoA synthetase: MTWTLTLDDDSYETARERFAWDLPDDYNLAHDLVGKHDPDQPALYQASPDGRRERYTFGDLDALSDRLANGLAERGIERGDRVAVVLPQRPENVLTHLACWKLGAISLPLSVLFGTDALRYRLDDSGARAVVTDPDVTGTALDVAPDCDALEHVVEATPGDVTDVGTPSEGAVAFADCLADEGFETAETDADTPAIILYTSGSTGPPKGVLHGHGVWVGHCPAFAMYFEHDLDGVYWTPADWAWIGALGDLVFPAWHYGQPVVGYPMEGFDPETAFSLMAEFDVTGAFVPPTAIRMLMGIDEPAERYDLALEAICSGGEPLTPEILDWADEALAGVVVNELYGQTEANLLVTNSQDWFPAQPGSMGKPVPGHDVAIVDPETGAERPRGETGEIAVRRGDDPVIFQEYWNEPEKTAAATVDGWHLTGDLGIRDEDGYLWFKARDDDLIITSGYRVGPGEVEAAILDHASVEQVGVIGVPDETRGDIIKAFVQPVAGVSGSDELREGIQQLVRDRLAKYEYPREIAFVESLPQTTTGKIQRRKLRERESENGDATTKRD, encoded by the coding sequence ATGACTTGGACACTCACCCTCGACGACGACAGCTACGAGACGGCACGTGAGCGATTCGCGTGGGATCTGCCCGACGACTACAACCTCGCACACGATCTCGTCGGGAAACACGACCCCGACCAGCCGGCACTCTACCAGGCCTCCCCCGACGGCCGCCGCGAGAGGTACACGTTCGGCGATCTCGACGCGCTCTCGGATCGACTGGCGAACGGACTCGCCGAACGCGGGATCGAGCGCGGTGATCGCGTGGCGGTCGTCCTCCCTCAGCGTCCCGAGAACGTCCTAACCCATCTCGCATGCTGGAAGCTTGGCGCGATCTCGCTCCCGCTGTCGGTCCTCTTTGGTACTGACGCCCTCCGCTATCGCCTCGACGACAGCGGCGCGCGAGCCGTCGTCACCGACCCTGACGTGACCGGGACCGCGCTCGACGTGGCCCCCGATTGCGACGCGCTGGAACACGTCGTCGAGGCCACACCCGGTGACGTTACAGACGTCGGAACTCCGTCGGAGGGTGCGGTTGCGTTCGCCGACTGTCTCGCTGACGAGGGGTTCGAGACCGCCGAAACGGACGCCGACACGCCCGCGATCATTCTCTACACCAGCGGCTCAACCGGCCCACCCAAAGGAGTGCTCCACGGTCACGGTGTCTGGGTCGGCCACTGTCCGGCCTTTGCGATGTACTTCGAACACGACCTCGACGGCGTCTACTGGACGCCCGCCGACTGGGCGTGGATCGGCGCGCTCGGCGACCTCGTCTTCCCGGCCTGGCACTACGGCCAACCCGTCGTCGGCTACCCGATGGAGGGGTTCGATCCCGAGACCGCGTTCTCACTGATGGCGGAGTTCGACGTGACGGGAGCGTTCGTCCCGCCGACGGCGATACGGATGCTGATGGGGATCGACGAGCCGGCCGAGCGATACGATCTCGCGCTCGAAGCGATCTGTTCGGGCGGCGAGCCGCTCACACCCGAAATCCTCGACTGGGCCGACGAGGCGCTTGCCGGCGTGGTGGTCAACGAACTCTACGGTCAGACCGAGGCGAATCTGCTCGTGACCAACAGTCAGGACTGGTTTCCGGCCCAGCCAGGCAGTATGGGTAAACCGGTTCCGGGCCACGACGTCGCGATCGTCGATCCCGAGACCGGCGCGGAGCGTCCCCGCGGCGAAACCGGCGAGATCGCCGTCCGACGTGGCGACGACCCGGTAATCTTTCAGGAGTACTGGAACGAGCCGGAAAAGACCGCAGCCGCCACCGTCGACGGCTGGCATCTGACCGGCGATCTCGGGATCCGCGACGAGGACGGGTATCTGTGGTTCAAAGCCCGCGACGACGACCTCATCATCACGAGCGGCTATCGCGTCGGGCCGGGCGAGGTCGAGGCGGCGATCCTTGATCACGCGTCCGTTGAGCAGGTCGGCGTCATCGGCGTCCCCGACGAGACCCGCGGCGATATCATCAAGGCATTCGTCCAGCCCGTCGCGGGCGTATCGGGTTCCGACGAGCTGCGCGAGGGGATACAGCAACTCGTCCGTGATCGTCTCGCGAAGTACGAGTACCCGCGGGAGATTGCGTTCGTCGAGAGCCTCCCGCAGACCACGACCGGCAAGATACAGCGCCGAAAACTCCGCGAGCGCGAATCAGAGAACGGGGATGCGACGACGAAACGCGACTGA
- a CDS encoding sodium:solute symporter family transporter: MFPLQAEIPVADDPFVLLFGSVYLLMVLAIGAWGYLQTESTKDFLITGKSIGTWVLALTAFSVIQSGFGFVGGPELIYAFGTTSFWIFLTAPLGFLVTWVVLAKRMRVLADVRDVLTLADGMYVRYESAWVRGLTAVAVVVGVIAYLATNLAALQYVMRAIFGIPVIYGLFGGALILLLYSALGGMIAGVWTDFVQAITMITGAVIVFFFAISFGGGIGNISRNLATADPSLISPFGSLGVDTALAVPIFTGLGWWVLFSIGAAGQPHLITKFYMSRNLTILRWGAPIAAISYAISSLLALSTGLSLRAMVEAGETSAPASASIAGPVFVLEHTPGVVAGLILAALLAAIMSTSDSFLNIGAAAISRDIPRALGRTIDDDRTELRVTQGALAGLTVMATLVVFFSDELVGILGTIGWGFFAAAIFPIAALGMNWKGATKQGAIAAAVVGMGINIVFSAVPRIGQAAGAEAFGAGITGFYDGLFTGLPVGATALLAAIVAFVGVSLVTQSGSSVPEDVAAVMER; the protein is encoded by the coding sequence ATGTTCCCCCTCCAAGCGGAGATTCCGGTCGCCGACGACCCGTTCGTGTTGCTGTTCGGCTCGGTGTATCTTCTCATGGTGCTCGCCATCGGGGCGTGGGGCTATCTCCAGACCGAATCGACGAAGGACTTCCTCATCACCGGGAAGTCGATCGGGACGTGGGTGCTCGCGCTGACGGCCTTCTCGGTCATCCAGTCGGGCTTCGGGTTCGTCGGCGGGCCGGAGCTGATCTACGCCTTCGGGACGACCTCCTTTTGGATCTTCCTGACAGCCCCTCTGGGATTTCTCGTCACGTGGGTCGTCCTCGCGAAGCGAATGCGGGTGCTCGCGGACGTCAGGGACGTGCTCACGCTCGCCGACGGGATGTACGTTCGCTACGAGAGCGCGTGGGTCCGGGGACTGACCGCGGTCGCGGTCGTCGTCGGCGTGATCGCGTATCTCGCGACGAATCTCGCCGCACTCCAGTACGTGATGCGCGCCATCTTCGGGATCCCCGTCATCTACGGGCTGTTCGGCGGCGCGCTCATCCTCCTGCTGTACAGCGCACTCGGCGGGATGATCGCGGGTGTCTGGACCGACTTCGTCCAGGCGATCACGATGATCACAGGCGCTGTCATCGTCTTTTTCTTCGCGATCTCCTTCGGCGGCGGGATCGGCAACATCTCGCGGAACCTCGCGACCGCGGATCCGTCGCTGATCTCGCCGTTCGGCAGCCTCGGCGTCGATACGGCACTCGCGGTCCCGATCTTCACCGGCCTCGGCTGGTGGGTGCTGTTCTCGATCGGGGCGGCCGGCCAGCCCCACCTCATCACGAAGTTCTACATGAGCCGGAATCTCACCATCCTCCGGTGGGGCGCACCGATCGCCGCCATCTCCTATGCGATCTCGAGTCTGCTCGCGCTTTCGACCGGCCTCTCGCTGCGCGCGATGGTCGAGGCGGGCGAGACGTCCGCCCCCGCGAGCGCCTCGATCGCTGGCCCGGTGTTCGTCCTCGAACACACGCCCGGCGTCGTGGCTGGGCTGATCCTCGCCGCGTTGCTCGCCGCGATCATGTCGACCAGCGACTCCTTTCTCAACATCGGCGCGGCGGCGATCTCGCGAGACATCCCGCGCGCGCTTGGCCGCACTATCGACGACGACCGGACCGAGCTCCGGGTCACTCAGGGCGCGCTCGCCGGACTCACCGTGATGGCCACGCTCGTGGTCTTCTTCTCCGACGAGTTGGTGGGAATCCTCGGCACCATCGGCTGGGGCTTCTTCGCCGCCGCCATCTTCCCGATCGCGGCGCTCGGGATGAACTGGAAGGGCGCGACGAAGCAGGGAGCCATCGCCGCGGCCGTCGTCGGGATGGGGATCAACATCGTGTTCAGCGCAGTGCCGCGGATCGGTCAGGCAGCGGGAGCCGAGGCGTTCGGGGCCGGGATCACCGGATTCTACGACGGACTGTTCACCGGCCTGCCGGTCGGCGCAACCGCGTTGCTCGCGGCCATCGTCGCGTTCGTCGGTGTCTCGCTCGTCACCCAATCCGGCTCGTCCGTTCCGGAGGACGTCGCCGCCGTCATGGAGCGATGA
- the aroC gene encoding chorismate synthase, producing the protein MNGNEFGRLFRVTTFGESHGEAMGVTVSGCPAGLELDEETVQAELDRRKPGQSQITTSRGEPDAVSIKSGLQDGYTTGTPIGMVIQNKDARSGKYEPFITAPRPSHGDFTYSAKFGTRNWGGGGRSSARETANWVAAGAIAKAILASEGIEIRAHVNQIGEIEAPDVTFEQMGEHVEENEVRCAHPETADRMREKIDEYQEAGDSIGGSIQFEIRGAPQGLGAPRFDSVPARLGQAMLSVPAATSFEFGLGKEARRYQGSERNEDWKFDEDGDPVPAGNDHGGLQGGITTGQAIRGEVTLHAPTSIPKEQTTVDWETGEEKTAQVIGRHDPVLPPRGVPVVEAMCALTMVDFMLLGGRINPDRLDGNVGEYDTNYHPSSPENDPAYAPTSAESTED; encoded by the coding sequence ATGAACGGCAACGAGTTCGGGCGGCTCTTTCGGGTCACCACGTTCGGCGAGAGCCACGGCGAGGCGATGGGGGTCACCGTGTCGGGCTGTCCCGCAGGACTGGAACTCGACGAAGAGACGGTTCAGGCCGAACTTGACCGACGGAAACCAGGCCAGTCACAGATCACGACCAGCCGCGGCGAGCCAGACGCGGTATCGATCAAGTCGGGGCTTCAGGACGGCTACACCACCGGGACACCGATCGGGATGGTGATCCAGAACAAGGACGCACGCTCGGGCAAGTACGAGCCGTTCATCACCGCTCCCCGACCCTCCCACGGCGACTTTACCTACTCCGCGAAGTTCGGCACCCGGAACTGGGGCGGCGGCGGACGCTCCTCCGCCCGCGAGACCGCGAACTGGGTCGCCGCCGGCGCGATCGCGAAGGCGATCCTCGCGAGCGAGGGGATCGAGATCCGGGCGCACGTCAACCAGATCGGGGAGATCGAGGCCCCCGACGTGACCTTCGAGCAGATGGGTGAGCACGTCGAGGAGAACGAGGTCCGGTGTGCACACCCCGAGACTGCAGACCGGATGCGCGAGAAAATCGACGAATACCAGGAAGCGGGCGACTCGATCGGTGGTTCCATTCAATTCGAGATCCGCGGCGCGCCCCAAGGCCTGGGTGCACCCCGGTTCGACTCCGTGCCGGCGCGGCTCGGCCAAGCAATGTTGAGCGTGCCCGCCGCCACGAGCTTCGAGTTCGGGTTGGGGAAGGAGGCCCGCCGGTATCAGGGGAGCGAGCGGAACGAGGACTGGAAATTTGATGAGGATGGCGATCCTGTCCCTGCGGGCAACGATCACGGTGGTCTCCAAGGTGGGATCACGACTGGCCAGGCCATTCGTGGCGAGGTGACTCTCCACGCGCCGACGTCGATTCCGAAAGAACAGACTACCGTCGACTGGGAAACCGGCGAGGAGAAGACCGCTCAGGTCATCGGCCGGCACGATCCCGTCCTCCCGCCGCGGGGCGTTCCCGTGGTTGAGGCGATGTGCGCGCTCACGATGGTGGATTTCATGCTGCTCGGCGGACGGATCAATCCCGATCGACTCGACGGGAACGTGGGCGAGTACGACACTAACTATCACCCGAGCAGTCCGGAGAACGATCCCGCGTACGCACCGACGAGCGCTGAGTCGACCGAGGACTGA
- a CDS encoding alkaline phosphatase family protein produces the protein MLRTDLAATLREDELAPGMVRPAWEDYSFGNVADTVLSLFDDDARRPLPEDVFDGVDTEGVEHVVVALVDGFGWNHFRRARPDHPFLGTLAERATVTPLTSIYPSETAAAITTHNTATQPVEHGVLGWWAYSEELGTTLQTLPFADADDEPIAHLHDTDASVLVDERSVYDRLSGDSMIVAPAGQADSSYSRQATRGARHRDYHNVAQGAYRVREELAAATDPTYCYLYVPSVDSLAHYAGVAHPETDAQLGYVLNALKREVVELLDPAVAERTLLVVTADHGEVDATPETTVDLRELALDEHLRRDANGDPIRPLGGPRNLQFHAREGHRDALVAAIETGLDPLDPLVVTREELLAENLFGDREPSERFERRCPDVLAVPRHGFADMSDEGLSYVGMHGGMHPDEMLVPFAAATIDLLQE, from the coding sequence GTGCTTCGAACCGATCTCGCCGCCACTCTCCGCGAGGACGAACTCGCGCCGGGCATGGTTCGTCCCGCGTGGGAGGACTACTCGTTCGGGAACGTCGCCGACACCGTGCTGTCGCTGTTCGACGACGACGCGAGGCGGCCGCTCCCCGAGGACGTCTTCGACGGCGTCGACACCGAGGGAGTGGAGCACGTCGTCGTCGCACTGGTTGATGGGTTCGGCTGGAACCATTTCCGGCGCGCCAGGCCTGATCACCCGTTTCTCGGAACGCTCGCCGAACGGGCGACGGTGACGCCGCTGACGAGCATCTACCCCTCGGAGACGGCGGCAGCGATCACCACGCACAACACCGCGACCCAGCCCGTCGAACACGGCGTGCTCGGCTGGTGGGCGTACTCGGAGGAGCTCGGGACGACGCTCCAGACGCTCCCGTTCGCCGATGCGGACGACGAACCGATCGCGCACCTCCACGACACCGACGCTTCGGTGCTAGTCGACGAACGATCGGTGTACGACCGGCTGTCCGGCGATTCGATGATCGTCGCCCCGGCGGGCCAGGCGGACTCGTCGTACTCCCGCCAGGCGACTCGCGGCGCGCGCCACCGCGACTACCACAACGTCGCGCAGGGTGCCTACCGCGTCCGCGAAGAGTTGGCGGCGGCGACCGACCCGACGTACTGCTATCTCTACGTGCCGAGCGTCGACTCGCTGGCCCACTACGCCGGCGTCGCTCATCCCGAGACCGACGCCCAGCTCGGCTACGTCCTCAATGCCTTGAAACGGGAGGTGGTCGAACTTCTCGACCCAGCTGTGGCCGAACGGACGCTGCTCGTCGTGACCGCCGATCACGGCGAGGTCGACGCGACGCCCGAGACGACCGTCGACCTGCGGGAACTTGCCCTTGACGAGCATCTTCGCCGGGACGCGAACGGCGACCCGATCCGGCCGCTCGGCGGGCCGCGCAACCTCCAGTTCCACGCCCGCGAGGGCCACCGTGACGCGCTCGTCGCGGCGATCGAAACGGGCCTCGATCCGCTGGATCCGCTGGTGGTGACCCGCGAGGAACTGCTCGCCGAAAACCTGTTCGGCGACCGCGAGCCGAGCGAGCGGTTCGAGCGGCGGTGCCCCGATGTGCTCGCGGTTCCGCGCCACGGGTTCGCCGACATGAGCGACGAGGGACTGTCCTATGTCGGCATGCACGGCGGAATGCACCCCGACGAGATGCTCGTCCCGTTCGCGGCCGCCACGATCGATTTGTTGCAGGAGTAA